The following proteins are encoded in a genomic region of Actinomadura sp. NAK00032:
- a CDS encoding alpha/beta fold hydrolase — MSDITTGSVTANGLDFGYLAAGPQDGPLALLLHGFPDSAHTWRHLMPELAAAGHRAVAPFMRGYAPTSVPEDGAFQTGALAADAVALHEALGGGPDAVVIGHDWGAFTAYGAANVAPGRWRKAVALSVPPMSVMTTAFFDYEQLKRSFYIFVFQTPLAEPALNRAFIEGLWRDWSPADGRDRTADVDHVMECLATPANAEAAIGYYRAMLDPSKLIERYAAEQEAASAIGEVPVLYLHGADDGCLGADVVDLGAVRAALPPGSRAESVAAAGHFLQLDRPDEVNARILGWLS; from the coding sequence ATGAGCGACATCACGACCGGATCGGTCACGGCGAACGGGCTCGACTTCGGCTACCTGGCGGCCGGCCCGCAGGACGGCCCCCTGGCCCTGCTCCTGCACGGCTTCCCCGACTCGGCGCACACCTGGCGGCACCTCATGCCCGAACTGGCCGCCGCCGGGCACCGCGCCGTGGCGCCGTTCATGCGCGGCTACGCGCCCACGTCCGTCCCGGAGGACGGCGCCTTCCAGACCGGCGCGCTGGCCGCCGACGCCGTCGCCCTGCACGAGGCCCTCGGCGGCGGCCCGGACGCCGTCGTCATCGGCCACGACTGGGGCGCCTTCACCGCCTACGGCGCCGCGAACGTCGCGCCCGGCCGGTGGCGGAAGGCCGTCGCCCTGTCCGTCCCGCCGATGTCGGTGATGACCACCGCGTTCTTCGACTACGAACAGCTCAAGCGCTCGTTCTACATCTTCGTCTTCCAGACGCCGCTCGCGGAGCCGGCGCTGAACCGCGCGTTCATCGAGGGCCTGTGGCGCGACTGGTCACCCGCGGACGGCCGCGACCGCACGGCGGACGTCGACCACGTCATGGAGTGCCTCGCCACCCCGGCCAACGCCGAGGCGGCGATCGGCTACTACCGCGCCATGCTCGACCCGTCCAAGCTCATCGAGCGGTACGCCGCCGAGCAGGAGGCGGCCTCCGCCATCGGCGAGGTGCCCGTCCTCTACCTGCACGGCGCCGACGACGGCTGCCTCGGCGCCGACGTCGTCGACCTCGGCGCCGTCCGCGCGGCCCTCCCGCCCGGCTCGCGCGCCGAATCCGTTGCGGCGGCCGGCCACTTCCTCCAGCTCGACCGGCCGGACGAGGTCAACGCGCGGATCCTCGGCTGGCTGTCCTGA
- a CDS encoding long-chain fatty acid--CoA ligase, which produces MLNLSVLLEDAARETPEREAVVFGDLRLSYAFIDSVANQVANLLRSRGIGPGDKVALSSPNLPYFPMVYFGALKAGAVVVPLNVLLKPREIAYHLGDSDAKAFFCFEGTPELPLGEMGHAGFAQAEGCEHFFLLPANPAATESPIEGAELFWAALAGQPGTFDTAQTGPDDTAVIIYTSGTTGQPKGAELTHSNLLSNAMVDDTLFYRTLHDTSLVTLPLFHIFGQTCVMNVGFYRRATLVMQARFDAEQAVELMVKEKVNIFAGVPTMYWGLLTDDTAAADIATIKENLRVAVSGGSALPMEVLKGIKEKFDVDVLEGYGLSETSPVASFNRPDRPTKPGSIGLPVWGVEMKLIDDDWKEIEGEGPGEIAIRGHNIMKGYYGRPDATDASIKDGWFRTGDVARRDDEGYYYIIDRSKDMIIRGGYNVYPRELEEVLMTHPDVSLAAVVGVEHPSHGEEIKAYVIRTPGAAVTEDELVAWGKEQFANYKYPRIVEFRDELPMTATGKILKRELR; this is translated from the coding sequence ATGCTCAACCTGTCCGTGCTGCTGGAGGACGCCGCCAGGGAGACGCCCGAACGGGAGGCCGTCGTCTTCGGCGACCTACGGCTCTCCTACGCGTTCATCGACTCGGTCGCGAACCAGGTCGCCAACCTGCTGCGGTCGCGCGGCATCGGACCGGGCGACAAGGTGGCGCTGTCCAGCCCGAACCTGCCGTACTTCCCGATGGTGTACTTCGGGGCGCTCAAGGCGGGCGCGGTGGTCGTCCCGCTGAACGTGCTGCTCAAGCCGCGCGAGATCGCCTACCACCTCGGCGACTCGGACGCGAAGGCGTTCTTCTGCTTCGAGGGCACGCCGGAGCTGCCGCTCGGCGAGATGGGCCACGCCGGCTTCGCGCAGGCGGAGGGGTGCGAGCACTTCTTCCTGCTGCCCGCGAACCCGGCGGCGACCGAGTCCCCGATCGAGGGCGCGGAGCTGTTCTGGGCCGCGCTCGCCGGTCAGCCGGGCACGTTCGACACCGCGCAGACGGGCCCGGACGACACCGCCGTCATCATCTACACCAGCGGGACGACCGGGCAGCCCAAGGGCGCGGAGCTGACGCACAGCAACCTGCTGTCCAACGCCATGGTGGACGACACGCTCTTCTACCGGACGCTGCACGACACCTCCCTGGTGACGCTGCCGCTGTTCCACATCTTCGGGCAGACGTGCGTGATGAACGTCGGCTTCTACCGCCGCGCGACCCTCGTCATGCAGGCGCGGTTCGACGCCGAGCAGGCCGTCGAGCTGATGGTCAAGGAGAAGGTGAACATCTTCGCGGGCGTCCCGACGATGTACTGGGGCCTGCTGACCGACGACACCGCCGCCGCGGACATCGCGACGATCAAGGAGAACCTGCGGGTCGCGGTGTCGGGCGGGTCGGCGCTGCCGATGGAGGTGCTCAAGGGGATCAAGGAGAAGTTCGACGTGGACGTCCTGGAGGGCTACGGCCTCTCCGAGACGTCGCCGGTGGCGTCGTTCAACCGCCCCGACCGCCCGACCAAGCCCGGCTCGATCGGCCTGCCCGTGTGGGGCGTCGAGATGAAGCTGATCGACGACGATTGGAAGGAGATCGAGGGCGAGGGGCCCGGCGAGATCGCCATCCGGGGGCACAACATCATGAAGGGCTACTACGGCCGGCCCGACGCGACCGACGCCTCGATCAAGGACGGCTGGTTCCGCACCGGCGACGTGGCCCGCCGCGACGACGAGGGCTACTACTACATCATCGACCGCTCCAAGGACATGATCATCCGCGGCGGGTACAACGTGTACCCGCGGGAGCTGGAAGAGGTGCTGATGACGCACCCGGACGTGTCGCTGGCCGCGGTCGTGGGCGTCGAGCACCCCTCGCACGGCGAGGAGATCAAGGCGTACGTGATCCGCACGCCCGGCGCCGCCGTGACCGAGGACGAGCTGGTCGCGTGGGGCAAGGAGCAGTTCGCCAACTACAAGTACCCGCGGATCGTGGAGTTCCGCGACGAGCTGCCGATGACCGCCACCGGCAAGATCCTCAAGCGCGAGCTGCGCTGA
- a CDS encoding cytochrome P450 produces the protein MLKVEDINLTDWEFWRRPHEDRHEAFKALRWHPELVRFEEPDIIIAPRGPGYYALTRHADIVEASRRPQDFCSGKGAISIPDMPGDMHEYFGSMISMDDPRHAKIRRIVSRAFSPRMIQRFEDQVERVAGEIVANVAAGGGTGDFVADVAARLPLKIICDMMGIGEEHYTTVLDATNVILAGNDSEFLPSENAEEMAMALLGAGETLKGIVEELGRRRRENPTDDLTSALVNANVDGESLSDQELGSFFILLVVAGNETTRNAIAHGLDLFTRNPDQRTLLTADFDGRVAGAIEEIVRYVSPVIWMRRTATRDTVLNEHEIKEGDKLVLYYWSGNRDESVFAEPEKFDILRDPNPHIGFGGPGPHFCLGAHLARREITVMFRELLRRTPEIRATAEPARLESNFINGIKRLPYTF, from the coding sequence GTGCTCAAGGTCGAGGACATCAACCTGACCGACTGGGAGTTCTGGCGGCGGCCGCACGAGGACCGGCACGAGGCGTTCAAGGCCCTGCGCTGGCATCCCGAGCTGGTCCGCTTCGAGGAACCCGACATCATCATCGCGCCGCGCGGCCCCGGATACTACGCGCTGACCCGGCACGCCGACATCGTCGAGGCGTCCCGCCGCCCGCAGGACTTCTGCTCCGGCAAGGGCGCCATCAGCATCCCGGACATGCCGGGCGACATGCACGAGTACTTCGGCTCGATGATCAGCATGGACGACCCGCGGCACGCCAAGATCCGGCGCATCGTCTCCCGGGCGTTCTCCCCGCGCATGATCCAGCGGTTCGAGGACCAGGTCGAGCGCGTCGCCGGGGAGATCGTGGCGAACGTGGCCGCGGGCGGCGGCACCGGCGACTTCGTCGCCGACGTCGCGGCCCGGCTCCCGCTCAAGATCATCTGCGACATGATGGGCATCGGCGAGGAGCACTACACGACCGTCCTGGACGCCACGAACGTCATCCTCGCCGGCAACGACTCGGAGTTCCTGCCCTCGGAGAACGCCGAGGAGATGGCGATGGCGCTGCTCGGCGCCGGCGAGACGCTCAAGGGCATCGTCGAGGAACTCGGCCGGCGGCGCCGCGAGAACCCCACCGACGACCTGACGTCCGCGCTGGTGAACGCCAACGTCGACGGCGAGTCGCTCAGCGACCAGGAGCTCGGCTCGTTCTTCATCCTGCTGGTGGTCGCCGGCAACGAGACCACCCGCAACGCCATCGCGCACGGCCTCGACCTGTTCACCCGCAACCCCGACCAGCGGACCCTGCTCACCGCGGACTTCGACGGCCGCGTCGCGGGCGCGATCGAGGAGATCGTCCGGTACGTGTCGCCGGTCATCTGGATGCGCCGCACCGCCACCCGCGACACCGTCCTCAACGAGCACGAGATCAAGGAGGGCGACAAGCTCGTCCTCTACTACTGGTCCGGCAACCGGGACGAGTCCGTCTTCGCCGAGCCGGAGAAGTTCGACATCCTGCGCGACCCGAACCCGCACATCGGGTTCGGCGGGCCCGGGCCGCACTTCTGCCTCGGCGCGCACCTGGCCAGGCGCGAGATCACCGTGATGTTCCGCGAGCTGCTGCGCCGGACGCCGGAGATCCGCGCGACCGCCGAGCCCGCCCGGCTGGAGTCCAACTTCATCAACGGGATCAAGCGCCTGCCCTACACGTTCTGA
- a CDS encoding aspartate aminotransferase family protein, giving the protein MTEPDVTSEQHDAMQRAARDHLWMHFARHSGSQGGAEIPMIVRGDGPYVYDSAGRRYLDGLSGLFTVQAGHGREELAQAAAKQAAELAYFPIWSYAHPKAVELAERLAALAPGDLNRVFFTTGGGDAVESAWKLAKQYFKMTGRPAKHKVISRAVAYHGTPHGALSLTGLPGLKSPFEPLVPSAFRVPNTNIYRAAEHRDDPEAFGRWAADRIEEAIEFEGPETVAAVFLEPVQNSGGCFPPPPGYFRRVREICDRHDVLLVSDEVICAFGRLGTMFGAQRFGFTPDIITFAKGVTSGYAPLGGMLVADRLFEPFRHGTEMFAHGYTFGGHPVAAAVALANLDLFEREDLNGHVMRNRDAFRATLERLRDLPIVGDVRGDGYFYGIELVKDGDTRETFDDDECERLLRGFLDKALYEAGLYCRADDRGDPVVQLAPPLVCDQSHFDEIEQILRSVLTRAWARM; this is encoded by the coding sequence ATGACGGAGCCGGACGTGACGAGCGAGCAGCACGACGCGATGCAGAGGGCGGCGCGCGACCATCTGTGGATGCACTTCGCGCGCCACTCGGGGTCCCAGGGCGGCGCCGAGATCCCGATGATCGTCCGGGGGGACGGCCCCTACGTGTACGACTCGGCCGGCCGCCGCTACCTGGACGGGCTGTCCGGGCTGTTCACCGTCCAGGCCGGGCACGGGCGCGAGGAGCTGGCGCAGGCCGCCGCCAAGCAGGCCGCCGAGCTGGCCTACTTCCCGATCTGGTCGTACGCGCACCCGAAGGCCGTCGAGCTGGCCGAGCGGCTCGCCGCCCTCGCGCCCGGCGACCTGAACCGCGTCTTCTTCACCACCGGCGGCGGCGACGCCGTGGAGAGCGCGTGGAAGCTCGCCAAGCAGTACTTCAAGATGACCGGCAGGCCCGCCAAGCACAAGGTCATCAGCCGCGCGGTCGCCTACCACGGCACCCCGCACGGCGCCCTGTCGCTGACCGGGCTGCCCGGCCTGAAGTCCCCGTTCGAGCCGCTCGTGCCGAGCGCGTTCCGGGTGCCGAACACCAACATCTACCGGGCCGCCGAGCACCGCGACGACCCCGAGGCGTTCGGCCGGTGGGCCGCCGACCGGATCGAGGAGGCCATCGAGTTCGAGGGCCCCGAGACCGTCGCCGCCGTGTTCCTGGAGCCGGTGCAGAACTCGGGCGGCTGCTTCCCGCCGCCGCCCGGCTACTTCCGGCGCGTCCGCGAGATCTGCGACCGGCACGACGTGCTGCTGGTGTCGGACGAGGTCATCTGCGCGTTCGGCCGGCTGGGCACGATGTTCGGCGCGCAGCGCTTCGGCTTCACGCCCGACATCATCACCTTCGCCAAGGGGGTGACCTCGGGGTACGCACCGCTCGGCGGCATGCTCGTCGCCGACCGCCTGTTCGAGCCGTTCCGGCACGGGACGGAGATGTTCGCGCACGGCTACACCTTCGGCGGGCACCCGGTGGCGGCGGCCGTGGCGCTGGCCAACCTCGACCTGTTCGAGCGCGAGGACCTGAACGGCCACGTCATGCGCAACCGGGACGCGTTCCGCGCCACGCTGGAGCGCCTGCGCGACCTGCCGATCGTCGGGGACGTCCGCGGCGACGGCTACTTCTACGGCATCGAGCTGGTGAAGGACGGGGACACCCGCGAGACGTTCGACGACGACGAGTGCGAGCGGCTGCTGCGCGGCTTCCTCGACAAGGCGCTGTACGAGGCGGGCCTGTACTGCCGCGCCGACGACCGCGGCGACCCCGTCGTGCAGCTGGCGCCGCCGCTGGTCTGCGACCAGTCCCACTTCGACGAGATCGAGCAGATCCTGCGGTCGGTGCTCACGCGGGCGTGGGCGCGGATGTGA